One window of the Trueperaceae bacterium genome contains the following:
- a CDS encoding NB-ARC domain-containing protein: MLQLLTFGGPELVGGTLPGRRPLLLAAYLTVEGRQPRRRLAELFCEGNRDPLNQLSVNLTRLRRQLREVGAEGALHVDAAGVALDLRTDHHQFLAALELCDVARAVELHRGPFLQGAEVGLGDELFTWAIAVREALVERMQRSAVAEAGRLVAAGRYAQAGALADAAYAAAGQGGSDPAQVEVLHALIVLGGGTLRGESLAESRALGAAEGTEGERVRGLVARLRTGTVLAPTNLVAPLGRTVGRQRERLELAALLRHADARLVTLVGEGGIGKSRLALQVAADRHATGDFPGGVVVVNADGAVSADALGRRCLSAAPWLTGGELVEALARLRGRRSLLVLDDVGAGEAELDAAATLIGTALGASPDLSVLATATRRLAHPGERVFRVAGLGQDGPELFSELARAINGTDAADPAGRAGAARLSETVGGSPLALAVAAGLAGAMSAHDLAALIEREPAALGELRGVPPRLRSPAARFAHTVAELSAAGRAALARLAYFEPGFTREAVAEVTGVPATAVLELQELSLLAAREDGCLELGKLTRLFARRLLVAEPDLHASTARAHVAYYASLPLRHYRAAFGPEQAAVQRLLHGALPNSLLAFRHALELEDGVAVQALSLGCYALFGRLGRFDDAIALFGEGLAALRSGSPETAAARGQLLAMRAKNLIWLGRVGEAEADAERALAMLLPVGHAIGVRKAYLALAECAVARQDPAAATRYFDLARGALPPEYPGAFAGSDALVQMVTGELGAAAEALQAAVESHRRHGNAGQEAVTHFRLAGARFGRGELGLARRSFERALKLTQGVYPYYEHASRLGLARTLAALGDTPAASRLVRQVAAGGPETPPDLARAAAALLEHIGMGSVAAGVSG; encoded by the coding sequence GTGCTGCAGCTGCTAACCTTCGGGGGTCCGGAACTCGTGGGCGGGACGCTGCCTGGCCGTCGGCCGCTCCTGCTGGCGGCCTACCTCACCGTAGAGGGTCGGCAGCCGCGCCGCCGCCTGGCTGAGCTCTTCTGCGAGGGCAACCGCGACCCGCTCAACCAGCTCTCGGTCAACCTCACGCGTCTGCGTCGCCAGCTGCGGGAAGTCGGCGCCGAGGGCGCGCTTCACGTCGACGCGGCGGGCGTGGCGCTCGACCTCCGCACCGACCACCACCAGTTCCTCGCCGCCCTGGAGCTCTGCGACGTCGCCCGGGCGGTCGAGCTGCACCGGGGGCCGTTCCTGCAAGGGGCAGAGGTCGGCCTCGGCGACGAACTCTTCACGTGGGCGATAGCCGTGAGGGAGGCCCTCGTCGAACGCATGCAACGCTCCGCCGTGGCGGAAGCCGGCAGGCTCGTGGCGGCCGGGAGGTACGCGCAGGCCGGCGCGCTCGCCGACGCGGCCTACGCCGCCGCCGGCCAAGGCGGCAGCGACCCGGCGCAGGTCGAGGTGTTGCACGCGCTCATAGTCCTCGGCGGCGGGACGCTGAGGGGAGAGTCGCTGGCGGAATCCCGTGCCCTTGGCGCGGCCGAGGGGACGGAGGGCGAGCGCGTTCGCGGCTTGGTAGCGCGCCTCAGGACAGGTACCGTCCTGGCGCCGACGAACCTCGTCGCGCCGCTCGGCAGGACGGTCGGCCGCCAACGCGAGCGTTTGGAGCTCGCCGCGCTACTCAGGCACGCGGACGCGCGGTTGGTGACCCTGGTCGGCGAGGGCGGCATCGGCAAGTCGCGGCTCGCCCTGCAGGTGGCGGCCGATCGCCACGCGACCGGCGATTTCCCGGGCGGGGTCGTGGTGGTGAACGCCGACGGCGCCGTGAGCGCGGACGCGCTGGGGCGGCGCTGCCTGAGCGCCGCGCCCTGGTTGACCGGCGGCGAGCTGGTCGAGGCCCTGGCGCGCCTCCGGGGCCGCCGGTCGCTGCTCGTGCTGGACGATGTGGGCGCGGGCGAGGCCGAACTGGACGCCGCCGCGACGCTGATAGGGACGGCTTTGGGCGCCTCGCCGGACCTGAGCGTGCTCGCCACCGCCACCAGGCGCCTGGCCCACCCGGGTGAGCGCGTGTTCAGGGTCGCGGGCCTCGGTCAGGACGGGCCGGAACTGTTCTCCGAGCTGGCCAGGGCGATCAACGGGACCGACGCCGCGGATCCGGCGGGCCGCGCGGGAGCCGCGAGGCTGTCCGAGACCGTCGGCGGCTCCCCGCTAGCGCTCGCGGTGGCCGCCGGGCTGGCAGGCGCCATGTCCGCTCACGACCTGGCCGCGCTGATCGAGCGGGAGCCCGCCGCGCTCGGCGAGCTTCGCGGCGTCCCGCCGCGCTTGCGGAGTCCCGCCGCGCGGTTCGCGCACACCGTCGCCGAACTGAGCGCCGCCGGTCGCGCCGCGCTCGCTCGTCTGGCTTACTTCGAGCCCGGCTTCACGCGCGAGGCGGTCGCGGAGGTTACCGGCGTCCCGGCGACGGCCGTGCTGGAGCTGCAGGAGCTCTCGCTCCTCGCCGCGCGGGAGGACGGATGCTTGGAGCTCGGCAAGCTCACGCGGCTCTTCGCGCGGCGGTTACTCGTCGCCGAGCCCGACTTGCATGCGAGCACCGCCCGTGCCCATGTCGCCTACTACGCGAGCCTGCCCCTCAGGCACTACCGCGCCGCCTTCGGACCCGAGCAGGCGGCGGTTCAGCGGCTCCTGCACGGCGCGCTGCCCAACAGCCTGCTGGCGTTCAGGCACGCCCTCGAGCTCGAGGACGGGGTCGCCGTCCAGGCCCTCTCGCTCGGTTGCTACGCCCTCTTCGGGCGGCTGGGGCGGTTCGACGATGCCATAGCGCTCTTCGGCGAAGGGCTGGCGGCGCTGCGGTCCGGATCGCCGGAGACCGCGGCCGCTCGCGGCCAGCTCCTCGCCATGCGGGCGAAGAACCTGATCTGGCTCGGGCGAGTGGGCGAGGCCGAGGCCGACGCCGAGCGCGCCCTGGCGATGCTCCTCCCGGTGGGCCACGCCATCGGGGTGCGCAAGGCGTACCTGGCGCTGGCCGAGTGCGCCGTTGCGCGGCAGGACCCCGCGGCCGCGACGCGCTACTTCGACCTGGCGAGGGGCGCCCTGCCGCCCGAGTATCCGGGTGCGTTCGCCGGCAGCGACGCGCTGGTCCAGATGGTCACGGGCGAGCTCGGTGCCGCCGCCGAGGCACTGCAGGCGGCCGTCGAGAGCCACCGCCGCCACGGCAACGCGGGTCAGGAGGCGGTGACGCACTTCCGGCTCGCGGGCGCGCGGTTCGGGCGCGGTGAGCTCGGCCTGGCGCGCCGTAGTTTCGAACGCGCGCTGAAGCTGACCCAGGGGGTATACCCGTACTACGAGCACGCCAGCCGGTTGGGGTTGGCGCGCACGCTCGCGGCGCTGGGCGATACGCCGGCCGCGAGCAGGTTGGTGCGGCAGGTCGCGGCCGGAGGCCCTGAGACGCCCCCCGACCTCGCCCGCGCGGCGGCGGCGCTGCTGGAGCACATCGGCATGGGCTCCGTGGCGGCGGGCGTATCCGGCTAG
- a CDS encoding dienelactone hydrolase family protein → MAELVLFHHVLGLTPGIIALADRLRAGGHTVHTPDMYEGKRFATLDEGMAHVRSVGVPLQIHAQEHDPEFDNGYDLPTAQAVVAEAADGELFLYPGDKHFFADSSTGEYDAEATDLLVAHALALLARV, encoded by the coding sequence ATGGCGGAGTTGGTCCTGTTCCATCACGTGCTCGGTTTGACACCCGGGATCATCGCGCTGGCCGATCGGCTGCGCGCCGGCGGACACACGGTGCATACTCCCGACATGTACGAAGGGAAGCGGTTCGCAACGTTGGACGAGGGCATGGCTCACGTCCGCTCCGTCGGCGTCCCCCTCCAGATCCACGCCCAGGAGCACGACCCGGAGTTCGACAACGGCTACGACCTGCCGACGGCCCAGGCCGTAGTGGCGGAGGCCGCCGACGGCGAGCTGTTCCTCTACCCTGGCGACAAGCACTTCTTCGCGGACAGCTCGACAGGGGAGTACGACGCGGAGGCGACCGACCTGCTCGTCGCTCACGCCCTCGCGCTCCTCGCCAGGGTCTAG
- a CDS encoding TfoX/Sxy family protein → MDADSKRLAQALLGWLEPLGGSTRAMFGGYCVYLDGKPVGLVNDGSIFVKRSSAEAQLAGLAELGPAYPGAKDSWRLTPTALEAEPLRVVAAIHATAAVLPERRRR, encoded by the coding sequence ATGGACGCTGACAGCAAGCGCTTGGCGCAGGCACTCCTCGGCTGGCTGGAGCCGCTGGGCGGCAGCACCAGGGCCATGTTCGGCGGCTACTGCGTCTACCTGGATGGGAAGCCGGTTGGCCTCGTCAACGACGGCAGCATCTTCGTCAAGCGGAGCTCGGCGGAGGCGCAGCTCGCCGGTTTGGCCGAGCTCGGGCCCGCCTACCCGGGGGCCAAGGACTCGTGGCGCCTGACCCCGACGGCGCTGGAAGCGGAGCCGCTGCGGGTCGTGGCCGCCATCCATGCGACCGCGGCCGTGCTGCCGGAGCGGCGGCGTCGCTAG
- a CDS encoding SMR family transporter, with product MAWVVLIVSGVFEAVWATALGRSAGLTKLWPSVLFFTALAASMGGLAYAMKTLPTGTSYAVWVGVGASLAVVYGMATGAEPFSFLRAALLVGLVGCIVGLKLAA from the coding sequence ATGGCATGGGTCGTTCTTATCGTCTCGGGGGTCTTCGAGGCCGTTTGGGCCACGGCGCTCGGGCGCTCCGCTGGCCTCACCAAGCTCTGGCCGAGCGTACTGTTCTTCACCGCCCTCGCCGCCAGCATGGGCGGGCTGGCCTACGCCATGAAGACGCTGCCGACCGGCACGTCCTACGCCGTGTGGGTCGGCGTGGGCGCCAGCCTGGCCGTCGTGTACGGCATGGCCACGGGCGCGGAGCCGTTCTCGTTCCTGCGGGCGGCGCTGCTCGTGGGTCTGGTCGGGTGCATCGTCGGGCTCAAGCTCGCGGCCTGA
- a CDS encoding methylated-DNA--[protein]-cysteine S-methyltransferase, with translation MTLTSTRLTTPIGPMLGVATEEALVLLEFEERRELARELEDLARDAAIVAGVNEPLAQLERELGEYFAGALAEFRTPLELRGTAFQRGAWRELLKIPAGTTITYLQLAHAVGNPRSFRAVAQANGANRIAVVVPCHRVVNTGGGLGGYAAGLERKRWLLEHERRFFGGRGAGRLF, from the coding sequence TTGACGCTCACCTCGACGCGCCTCACCACGCCCATCGGCCCGATGCTCGGCGTGGCCACCGAGGAAGCGCTCGTGCTCCTGGAGTTCGAGGAGCGGCGCGAACTGGCGCGGGAGCTCGAGGACCTCGCGCGGGACGCCGCCATCGTCGCGGGCGTGAACGAGCCCCTCGCGCAGCTCGAACGGGAGCTGGGCGAGTACTTCGCGGGCGCACTCGCCGAGTTCCGGACCCCGTTGGAGTTGCGCGGGACCGCCTTCCAGCGCGGCGCCTGGCGGGAGCTGCTGAAGATCCCGGCTGGCACCACCATCACGTACCTGCAGCTCGCGCACGCCGTGGGCAACCCGAGGTCGTTCAGGGCCGTGGCCCAGGCCAACGGCGCCAACCGCATCGCGGTGGTCGTGCCGTGCCACCGGGTCGTCAACACGGGTGGCGGCCTGGGCGGTTACGCGGCCGGCCTCGAGCGGAAGCGCTGGCTGCTCGAGCACGAGCGCAGGTTCTTCGGGGGCCGCGGGGCAGGCAGGCTCTTCTAG
- a CDS encoding LLM class flavin-dependent oxidoreductase, which translates to MTKRIGFLSFGHWGLSPYSQTRTAGDTLLQSIDLAVAAEELGADGAYFRVHHFARQLGSPFPLLAAVGARTKRIEIGTAVIDMRYENPYYMVEDAGAADLIAGGRLQLGISRGSPEQVIDGWRHFGFAPAEGETDAEMARRHATVFFELLKGEGFARPSPRPMFPNPPGLLRLEPHSEGLRDRIWWGSATNGTAAWAAELGMNLQSSTLKFDESGKPFHVQQAEQIRAFRDAWRAAGHAREPRVSVSRSIFALVDDRDRAYFGRDGEERDQIGYIDEQTRAIFGRSYAAEPEALVKQLAEDEAIAEADTLLLTVPNQLGVEYNAHVIEAILKYVAPELGWR; encoded by the coding sequence ATGACGAAACGCATCGGTTTCCTATCGTTCGGCCACTGGGGGCTCTCGCCGTACTCGCAGACGCGGACGGCCGGCGACACGTTGCTCCAATCGATCGATCTGGCGGTCGCCGCCGAGGAGCTCGGGGCCGACGGGGCCTACTTCCGCGTGCACCACTTCGCGCGCCAGCTCGGCTCGCCGTTCCCGCTCCTTGCCGCCGTCGGGGCGCGTACGAAGCGCATCGAGATCGGCACGGCCGTCATCGACATGCGCTACGAGAACCCCTACTACATGGTCGAAGACGCGGGCGCGGCCGACCTCATCGCGGGCGGGCGCCTCCAGCTCGGCATCAGCCGCGGCTCGCCCGAGCAGGTGATAGACGGTTGGCGCCACTTCGGCTTCGCGCCGGCAGAGGGCGAGACGGACGCCGAGATGGCGCGGCGGCACGCCACCGTGTTCTTCGAGCTGCTGAAGGGCGAGGGGTTCGCGCGGCCGAGCCCACGCCCGATGTTCCCCAACCCGCCCGGCCTGTTGCGCCTGGAGCCGCACTCCGAGGGTCTGCGCGACCGGATCTGGTGGGGCTCCGCCACGAACGGCACGGCCGCCTGGGCGGCCGAGCTCGGCATGAACCTCCAGAGCTCCACCCTGAAGTTCGACGAGAGCGGCAAGCCGTTCCACGTGCAGCAGGCGGAGCAGATCCGCGCCTTCCGCGACGCGTGGCGGGCCGCCGGGCATGCACGCGAGCCGCGCGTGTCCGTGAGCCGCAGCATCTTCGCCCTCGTCGACGACAGGGACCGCGCCTACTTCGGCCGCGACGGCGAGGAGCGCGACCAGATCGGCTACATCGACGAGCAGACCCGCGCCATCTTCGGGCGCAGCTACGCGGCCGAGCCGGAGGCGCTCGTGAAGCAGCTCGCGGAGGACGAGGCGATCGCGGAAGCCGACACGCTGCTCCTAACCGTTCCCAACCAGCTCGGGGTGGAGTACAACGCCCACGTGATCGAGGCGATCCTCAAGTACGTGGCTCCCGAGCTGGGGTGGCGTTGA
- a CDS encoding alpha-glucosidase yields the protein MTSITRAFPFATSRSANRPGRLDAAPNVFGDHSLGAFTLSVSRLPEGGAALAVVATADRQRVVFASPPGRAFLAAALGRYGAAGRAGHLRPTEAIARRYRRQWLTDVTTESGSERPALTLSGRLTASDTSEPVTFSVRLTDVDGQRVGVDVELRRSDVGAGAADARTGSAAGPTTAVAVPATDDLFVDLYWAQDPTARVFGFGAQFTYLDMRGKAVPILTAEQGVGRGAQPLTRYTEAFGGAGGDWWSTYAPVPGFVTTGLRGLTLRDSAPALFDLRRPGTGSVRAYAPRLSALLYAAATPSELLELHTRETGRMHPLPDWAHAGAVVGMQGGGEKVERVVAELEAAGAPLAGVWLQDWVGNRKVPFGTRLWWDWQRDAERYPDWHGMRERLEAKGVRVLVYVNPFLAPMHERPGGRPALFDVAAAAGYFVKGPDGGTYLTDQGDFVAGLLDLSDPEARAWYLETLTANLLESGASGWMADFGEGLPLDARLARGTALEWHNRYPEEWAAFNAELRARLAAATGRRPSDYVTFFRSGFTRSPGAAGLFWLGDQCVTWDRFDGLASALTGLLSGGFSGFALNHGDVGGYTSTLPPLPRTVRSPELLARWGELMAFTVMLRTHEGNRPQHNVQVYSDAGARAEFAHAARLHASWRELRVSLMAEAHATGMPVARHPWLQYPADPACADLTEQFFLGPDLLVAPVLREGATTVAAYLPAGSGAWRHRWTGARYAADAGAWVEVGAPLGSPGLFDRVER from the coding sequence ATGACCTCCATCACGCGCGCTTTCCCGTTCGCGACCAGCAGGAGCGCCAACCGGCCCGGCCGGCTCGACGCCGCGCCGAACGTCTTCGGCGATCACTCCTTGGGGGCGTTCACGCTGAGCGTCTCGCGGCTGCCGGAAGGTGGCGCGGCGCTGGCGGTGGTCGCCACCGCCGATCGGCAGCGCGTAGTCTTCGCCTCGCCCCCCGGCCGCGCCTTCCTCGCCGCCGCGCTGGGCCGGTACGGCGCCGCCGGGCGCGCCGGCCATCTCAGACCCACCGAGGCGATCGCGAGGCGCTACCGCCGTCAGTGGTTGACGGACGTGACCACCGAAAGCGGCTCAGAGCGACCGGCGCTTACGTTGAGCGGGCGACTGACGGCCTCCGACACGTCCGAACCGGTGACGTTCTCCGTGCGCCTCACGGACGTCGACGGGCAGCGGGTCGGCGTGGACGTGGAGCTGCGGCGCTCAGACGTCGGCGCGGGCGCCGCCGATGCCCGTACGGGCTCCGCCGCGGGTCCCACCACTGCCGTCGCGGTCCCGGCCACGGACGACCTCTTCGTCGACCTCTACTGGGCGCAGGACCCGACCGCGCGCGTCTTCGGCTTCGGCGCGCAGTTCACGTACCTCGACATGCGCGGCAAGGCCGTGCCGATCCTCACCGCCGAGCAGGGGGTGGGGCGTGGCGCCCAGCCGCTCACGCGCTACACGGAAGCGTTCGGGGGCGCGGGCGGCGACTGGTGGAGCACGTACGCGCCGGTGCCCGGCTTCGTGACGACCGGCCTGCGCGGCTTGACGCTGCGCGACAGCGCCCCAGCGCTCTTCGACCTGCGGCGGCCAGGGACGGGCAGTGTGAGGGCGTACGCCCCCAGGCTGAGCGCGCTGCTCTACGCCGCGGCCACCCCTAGCGAGCTGCTCGAGCTGCACACGCGCGAGACGGGCCGCATGCACCCCCTGCCCGACTGGGCGCACGCCGGCGCCGTGGTGGGCATGCAGGGCGGCGGCGAGAAGGTCGAGCGCGTCGTGGCGGAGCTGGAGGCGGCCGGGGCGCCGCTGGCGGGCGTCTGGCTCCAGGACTGGGTCGGCAACCGCAAGGTGCCGTTCGGGACGCGCTTGTGGTGGGACTGGCAGCGCGACGCGGAGCGCTACCCCGACTGGCACGGCATGCGCGAGCGCCTGGAGGCCAAAGGCGTGCGCGTCCTCGTCTACGTCAACCCCTTCCTCGCCCCCATGCACGAGCGGCCGGGCGGGCGCCCGGCCCTCTTCGACGTCGCCGCCGCCGCCGGCTACTTCGTGAAGGGCCCCGACGGCGGCACGTACCTCACGGACCAGGGCGACTTCGTCGCCGGCCTCCTCGACCTCTCGGACCCGGAGGCGCGCGCCTGGTACCTGGAGACGCTCACCGCGAACCTCTTGGAGAGCGGCGCCTCGGGCTGGATGGCCGACTTCGGCGAGGGCCTGCCGCTGGACGCCCGGTTGGCGCGCGGCACGGCCTTGGAGTGGCACAACCGCTACCCGGAGGAGTGGGCGGCCTTCAACGCGGAGCTGCGCGCGCGCCTGGCCGCGGCGACCGGCCGTCGGCCGAGCGACTACGTGACCTTCTTCCGCTCGGGCTTCACGCGCAGCCCTGGCGCCGCCGGGCTCTTCTGGCTCGGCGACCAGTGCGTCACGTGGGACCGCTTCGACGGCCTCGCGAGCGCCCTCACGGGCCTGCTCTCCGGCGGGTTCTCTGGCTTCGCGCTGAACCACGGCGACGTCGGCGGCTACACGTCCACGTTGCCGCCCCTGCCGCGCACGGTGCGCAGCCCGGAGCTGCTCGCCCGCTGGGGCGAGCTGATGGCCTTCACCGTCATGCTGCGCACGCACGAGGGGAACCGGCCGCAGCACAACGTCCAGGTCTACTCGGACGCCGGCGCGCGCGCGGAGTTCGCCCACGCGGCGCGCTTGCACGCGAGTTGGCGGGAGCTGCGCGTGAGCCTGATGGCGGAGGCTCACGCGACCGGCATGCCCGTCGCGCGCCACCCGTGGCTCCAGTACCCGGCAGACCCAGCGTGCGCCGACCTGACGGAGCAGTTCTTCCTCGGTCCCGACCTGCTCGTCGCACCGGTGCTGCGCGAGGGCGCCACGACCGTCGCCGCCTACCTGCCCGCCGGCAGCGGCGCGTGGCGCCACCGCTGGACGGGCGCGCGCTACGCGGCCGACGCCGGCGCCTGGGTGGAGGTGGGCGCGCCGCTCGGTAGCCCCGGACTGTTCGACCGCGTGGAGCGCTAG
- a CDS encoding ABC transporter permease, translated as MTAPRIKNKALRRFLRNPGTVVGSVLTVLLVLVALLAPVIAGDPLLQNLPERLKPPSGQHLLGTDQLGRDVWARVVHGSRISLRIGLTVTGIALVLGGLVGLLAGILGGLADEIAMRITDIFFAFPALILAMAIAGALGPSLVNLMIAVAAVSWPYYARLIRAQVLSLKSLDFVDASRALGAGRWRQAVRHVLPNALTPLLVQASFDVGGAILTAAGLGFIGFGAQPPTPEWGAVVSETRSFIIEAPWASSAPAIAILLTVLAFNLLGDGLRDVLDPRGRRKG; from the coding sequence ATGACGGCCCCGAGGATCAAGAACAAGGCGCTGCGGCGCTTCCTGCGCAACCCAGGCACCGTCGTCGGCAGCGTCCTGACGGTCCTCCTCGTGCTCGTCGCCCTCCTGGCGCCCGTGATAGCCGGCGACCCGCTCCTGCAGAACCTCCCCGAGCGGCTGAAGCCGCCAAGCGGCCAGCACCTGCTCGGCACGGACCAGTTGGGGCGCGACGTCTGGGCGCGCGTCGTCCACGGCTCGCGCATCTCGCTGCGCATCGGTCTGACCGTGACGGGCATAGCGCTCGTCCTCGGGGGTCTCGTCGGCCTGCTGGCCGGCATCCTCGGCGGCCTGGCGGACGAGATCGCGATGCGCATCACCGACATCTTCTTCGCCTTCCCTGCGCTCATCCTCGCCATGGCCATCGCGGGGGCGCTCGGGCCGAGCCTCGTCAACCTGATGATCGCCGTCGCCGCGGTCTCGTGGCCGTACTACGCCCGGCTCATCCGGGCGCAGGTGCTCAGCCTCAAGTCCCTCGACTTCGTCGACGCCTCGCGCGCGCTCGGCGCCGGCCGGTGGCGACAGGCCGTGCGGCACGTCCTCCCGAACGCGCTGACGCCGCTGTTGGTGCAGGCCAGCTTCGACGTCGGCGGGGCCATCCTCACCGCGGCCGGCCTCGGCTTCATCGGCTTCGGCGCGCAACCCCCCACGCCGGAGTGGGGCGCGGTCGTCTCCGAGACGCGCTCGTTCATCATCGAGGCGCCGTGGGCGTCGTCCGCCCCCGCCATCGCCATCCTCCTGACGGTCCTCGCCTTCAACCTCCTCGGCGACGGGCTCAGGGACGTGCTCGACCCCCGCGGGCGGCGCAAGGGCTGA
- a CDS encoding ABC transporter permease, whose translation MLGFLLRRLGSLVFVVWGVGLATFFISQVVPTDPAAAALGNNARPAQIAAYREKRGLDKPAWQQYLLYMQSLAKGDLGKSLRTQRPILNDLKDFFPATFELTLGAMLFALLFGVPAGILAAVKQDRPLDLGVRTLALIGGATPVYWLAILALLLFHSKLGWLPGPGRLDAFLLAPQRVTGILTLDALLAADWEVLVDALRHLLLPAAVLGAFSTALVARMVRSAMLEVLSQDFVRTAKAKGLPESKVVLKHALRNAALPVLTVLGSLLGGLLTGAVLTETIFSWPGIGSYATASATALDFPAVMGVTLVAGLAYSVINLLVDIMYAVFDPRIAYS comes from the coding sequence ATGCTAGGGTTCCTCCTGCGCCGCCTCGGCTCGCTCGTGTTCGTCGTCTGGGGCGTGGGGCTCGCCACGTTCTTCATCTCCCAGGTCGTGCCGACCGACCCGGCCGCGGCGGCCCTCGGCAACAACGCCCGGCCGGCCCAGATCGCGGCCTACCGGGAGAAGCGCGGCCTCGACAAGCCCGCCTGGCAGCAGTACCTCCTGTACATGCAGTCGCTCGCCAAGGGCGACCTGGGCAAGTCGCTGCGCACCCAGCGGCCTATCTTGAACGACCTCAAGGACTTCTTCCCCGCCACGTTCGAGCTCACCCTCGGCGCCATGCTCTTCGCGCTGCTCTTCGGCGTCCCGGCCGGCATCCTCGCGGCCGTGAAGCAGGACCGGCCCCTCGACCTCGGCGTCAGGACCCTCGCCCTCATCGGCGGTGCGACGCCCGTGTACTGGCTGGCCATCCTGGCGCTGCTCCTGTTCCACTCCAAGCTCGGCTGGCTGCCGGGGCCGGGCAGGCTCGACGCCTTCCTGCTCGCGCCGCAGCGCGTCACGGGCATCCTCACCCTCGACGCCCTCCTGGCCGCCGACTGGGAGGTGCTCGTCGACGCGCTCAGGCACCTGCTCCTGCCGGCGGCCGTGCTCGGCGCCTTCTCGACGGCCCTAGTCGCCAGGATGGTGCGGAGCGCCATGCTCGAGGTCCTCTCGCAGGACTTCGTCCGTACGGCCAAGGCCAAGGGCCTGCCCGAGAGCAAGGTCGTCCTCAAGCACGCCCTGCGCAACGCCGCCCTGCCCGTCCTGACCGTGCTCGGCAGCCTCCTGGGCGGGCTGCTCACCGGCGCCGTGCTCACCGAGACGATCTTCTCGTGGCCCGGCATCGGCTCGTACGCCACCGCGAGCGCCACGGCGCTCGACTTCCCCGCCGTGATGGGCGTGACGCTCGTCGCCGGCCTCGCCTACAGCGTCATCAACCTGCTCGTCGACATCATGTACGCCGTCTTCGATCCGAGGATCGCCTACTCGTGA